In Larimichthys crocea isolate SSNF chromosome VI, L_crocea_2.0, whole genome shotgun sequence, one genomic interval encodes:
- the aadacl4 gene encoding arylacetamide deacetylase-like 4 isoform X1: MDIGSAILIIGFAALFAAFLLLVIGLVYSELMNSDIPRGVANSGKLHMVHGLFVGIAIVGRILHRLGICHQVSFIRWFVAHFLTRLSPVPVGLRVKDLEFSEVPVRVYEPTTVCDGLRRGLVYFHGGGWVLGSIDSVDEVCRHIAKESDTTVVSVGYRLAPEHRYPAQLDDCETATCHFLSVAEAEFSVDPHRVAVGGDSTGANLAAALCQRLAKREDGHLPSPCAQVLVYPALQMADFNLPSYQQNHAVPILFRGRMAFYFLQYLNGDMSVCQEVLEGIHVPTELRPRYKEWLSVSNLPPECLARGISEHPTPEYNGEVYHTIKAGLEPEVSPLLAEDDVIQKTPPTFILTCEYDVLRDDGILYRKRLLDLKKDVTWQHVIDGFHGMVNFFNQGWLTFPSAARVVGSVCDYMKTL; encoded by the exons ATGGACATCGGCTCGGCAATTTTAATAATTGGCTTTGCTGCTCTCTTTGCAGCCTTCCTCCTTCTGGTAATTGGACTTGTGTACTCTGAGCTGATGAATTCAGACATTCCTCGTGGGGTTGCAAATAGTGGGAAACTGCACATGGTTCATGGCTTGTTTGTTGGCATAGCAATTGTG GGCCGGATCCTACATCGTCTGGGCATTTGTCATCAGGTCAGCTTCATCCGATGGTTTGTGGCCCATTTTCTGACTCGCTTAAGTCCAGTTCCCGTAGGTCTGCGAGTGAAGGACTTAGAATTTTCTGAGGTGCCAGTGCGAGTCTACGAACCTACCACTGTGTGTGATGGCTTGAGAAGAGGACTTGTGTATTTCCATGGAGGAGGATGGGTGTTGGGCAGTATAG ATTCTGTTGATGAAGTCTGTCGGCACATTGCCAAGGAGTCGGACACCACTGTGGTTTCTGTTGG GTACCGATTAGCCCCTGAGCACAGGTACCCTGCTCAGCTGGACGATTGTGAGACAGCGacatgtcacttcctgtctgtggcaGAGGCAGAGTTCAGTGTGGATCCTCACCGAGTGGCAGTCGGAGGAGACAGCACTGGGGCTAACCTGGCAGCAGCATTATGCCAAAGGCTGGCGAAGAGAGAGGATGGACATCTGCCGTCCCCCTGTGCTCAGGTCCTCGTCTACCCAGCCCTGCAGATGGCAGATTTCAACCTGCCCTCATACCAGCAAAATCATGCTGTGCCCATATTGTTTCGTGGCCGGATGGCGTTCTACTTCCTACAGTACCTCAATGGGGACATGTCTGTGTGCCAAGAAGTGTTGGAAGGCATCCATGTCCCAACTGAGCTTAGGCCACGCTACAAGGAGTGGCTCTCCGTTTCCAACCTACCTCCTGAGTGCCTTGCACGGGGTATCTCTGAGCACCCTACCCCAGAATATAATGGTGAGGTGTATCACACTATTAAAGCTGGTTTAGAACCTGAGGTCTCACCTTTACTGGCAGAGGATGATGTCATCCAGAAAACCCCACCCACATTCATTCTAACCTGTGAATATGACGTCCTGAGGGATGATGGGATTCTTTACAGAAAACGGCTGCTGGACTTGAAAAAGGATGTCACCTGGCAACATGTTATAGATGGTTTTCATGGCATGGTTAACTTTTTTAATCAGGGGTGGCTCACCTTTCCCTCTGCAGCTCGAGTTGTGGGTAGTGTATGTGACTATATGAAAACACTGTAA
- the aadacl4 gene encoding arylacetamide deacetylase-like 4 isoform X2, with product MNSDIPRGVANSGKLHMVHGLFVGIAIVGRILHRLGICHQVSFIRWFVAHFLTRLSPVPVGLRVKDLEFSEVPVRVYEPTTVCDGLRRGLVYFHGGGWVLGSIDSVDEVCRHIAKESDTTVVSVGYRLAPEHRYPAQLDDCETATCHFLSVAEAEFSVDPHRVAVGGDSTGANLAAALCQRLAKREDGHLPSPCAQVLVYPALQMADFNLPSYQQNHAVPILFRGRMAFYFLQYLNGDMSVCQEVLEGIHVPTELRPRYKEWLSVSNLPPECLARGISEHPTPEYNGEVYHTIKAGLEPEVSPLLAEDDVIQKTPPTFILTCEYDVLRDDGILYRKRLLDLKKDVTWQHVIDGFHGMVNFFNQGWLTFPSAARVVGSVCDYMKTL from the exons ATGAATTCAGACATTCCTCGTGGGGTTGCAAATAGTGGGAAACTGCACATGGTTCATGGCTTGTTTGTTGGCATAGCAATTGTG GGCCGGATCCTACATCGTCTGGGCATTTGTCATCAGGTCAGCTTCATCCGATGGTTTGTGGCCCATTTTCTGACTCGCTTAAGTCCAGTTCCCGTAGGTCTGCGAGTGAAGGACTTAGAATTTTCTGAGGTGCCAGTGCGAGTCTACGAACCTACCACTGTGTGTGATGGCTTGAGAAGAGGACTTGTGTATTTCCATGGAGGAGGATGGGTGTTGGGCAGTATAG ATTCTGTTGATGAAGTCTGTCGGCACATTGCCAAGGAGTCGGACACCACTGTGGTTTCTGTTGG GTACCGATTAGCCCCTGAGCACAGGTACCCTGCTCAGCTGGACGATTGTGAGACAGCGacatgtcacttcctgtctgtggcaGAGGCAGAGTTCAGTGTGGATCCTCACCGAGTGGCAGTCGGAGGAGACAGCACTGGGGCTAACCTGGCAGCAGCATTATGCCAAAGGCTGGCGAAGAGAGAGGATGGACATCTGCCGTCCCCCTGTGCTCAGGTCCTCGTCTACCCAGCCCTGCAGATGGCAGATTTCAACCTGCCCTCATACCAGCAAAATCATGCTGTGCCCATATTGTTTCGTGGCCGGATGGCGTTCTACTTCCTACAGTACCTCAATGGGGACATGTCTGTGTGCCAAGAAGTGTTGGAAGGCATCCATGTCCCAACTGAGCTTAGGCCACGCTACAAGGAGTGGCTCTCCGTTTCCAACCTACCTCCTGAGTGCCTTGCACGGGGTATCTCTGAGCACCCTACCCCAGAATATAATGGTGAGGTGTATCACACTATTAAAGCTGGTTTAGAACCTGAGGTCTCACCTTTACTGGCAGAGGATGATGTCATCCAGAAAACCCCACCCACATTCATTCTAACCTGTGAATATGACGTCCTGAGGGATGATGGGATTCTTTACAGAAAACGGCTGCTGGACTTGAAAAAGGATGTCACCTGGCAACATGTTATAGATGGTTTTCATGGCATGGTTAACTTTTTTAATCAGGGGTGGCTCACCTTTCCCTCTGCAGCTCGAGTTGTGGGTAGTGTATGTGACTATATGAAAACACTGTAA
- the cfap107 gene encoding cilia- and flagella-associated protein 107, producing MYRTGTTEDKWAQTGWKIEQKYANKVLLGNWAEERLQFTREPKITNSTNRTDYRPHWDFKPDVFERRSALLRAEGLPSKLLFTHHGPPSSHYLVTHYEESYGRKHANALPTLQPWHPDSLTWQLERSDQPISALPTNFGPLQSTKHRLEKQQSHLPSLTVYRSAYQRHPLSAFCQSRSARTSRILSSNLHAANHNNKDLDLRQRSLLQIPDPCLSPHPQSQQD from the exons ATGTACCGGACAGGGACGACGGAGGATAAATGGGCCCAGACAGGCTGGAAAATAGAGCAGAAGTATGCAAACAAAGTGCTGTTAGGAAACTGGGCTGAAGAAAGACTTCAG TTTACACGGGAGCCAAAGATAACCAACAGCACCAATCGCACAGACTACCGGCCCCACTGGGACTTCAAGCCAGACGTCTTCGAGAGAAGATCTGCCCTGCTGAGAGCCGAG GGGCTTCCATCCAAGCTGCTATTTACCCACCATGGCCCACCATCCTCTCATTACTTGGTCACGCATTATGAAGAGAGCTATGGGCGTAAGCATGCCAACGCTTTGCCCACTCTGCAACCCTGGCATCCAGACAGCTTGACATGGCAGCTTGAGAGGTCTGACCAGCCAATTTCTG CCCTTCCAACCAACTTTGGCCCGCTGCAGTCCACAAAGCATCGTTTAGAAAAGCAGCAGTCACACCTCCCATCACTGACTGTGTACAGGTCAGCATACCAGAGGCACCCACTTAGTGCCTTCTGCCAGAGTCGCTCTGCCAGGACTTCGCGCATACTCTCAAGCAACCTCCatgcagccaatcacaacaACAAGGACCTGGATCTAAGACAACGCTCACTACTACAAATCCCAGATCCTTGTTTAAGTCCACATCCACAATCACAGCAGGATTAG
- the klhdc7a gene encoding kelch domain-containing protein 7A produces MPIAELLGVQFDMQLLLKLSLSVAAVLLVSWAYRFYSSRDDKKIQVCVKDNKGTSQQEKENATCQNCKTTLRCQNSPKHETDGGGNQPRQLHTDSTTDYRTSDSTKEPPIEAHPCQAEKSQNAFSNQDSSLKGEMLTRQKEAKVSTSNISFGSALNLPYPTESGMASTTGRRSPCFLQKLEGCVGVGRELRQDLERQGAYSSFLSKAEIKVEDANVVLEGTGDQIVRGKIYDYYVESSSHSITDSNTVHGQFERNSESQPGEFGSRGSSLTELSSSVSPIIMRDLVLPQSTVEAPSSLGSLKLRHPARPVLLRKESYLSAAEQSELSIPILTSRASTEMTHSLASTCNESISVHPMISSSTDSKDFNMREEADLKTVAGAPFLHHPAKSLDSTDLESLKSKLDLGNCLETLYLAKKHGQTSVQEAALGVMSDNYLQVLRDPNLYGRLMAGEREQIRKQRMRGRRFVMVADMDPQDWALNTGGQIAATEHRRTSSAVYYYDDYKDAWHTLCMVPQEVISKACAMCTMDNYLFVAVGCQGTDREMTPSKRVFCYNPLTSIWKEISPMNVARPRCKLAALEGYIYAIGGECLSSVERYDPRLDRWTFVAPLPNDTFAVAHHVTVCNGELFVSGGTLRYMLLRYSPKTNTWKPSLLVGGKDRTADMVVVGRFLYRFDVNALLGISVYRYHTVARLWYECSTKRLQRCPAFQCVTMDDTIYCVSRQFTMRFEADEISPAFIDENLSVLSAAKGILFPFVLSLTDKKPRQTSV; encoded by the coding sequence ATGCCCATTGCAGAACTTTTGGGAGTACAGTTCGACATGCAGCTGTTGTTGAAACTGAGTCTGTCTGTGGCTGCGGTGCTGCTGGTTTCTTGGGCCTACAGGTTCTACAGCTCCAGAGATGACAAGAAAATTCAGGTCTGTGTAAAAGACAACAAAGGGACAAGccaacaagagaaagaaaatgcaacCTGTCAAAACTGCAAGACAACACTACGATGCCAGAACTcaccaaaacatgaaacagatggTGGAGGTAACCAACCCAGACAACTGCACACGGACTCCACCACTGATTACCGGACATCTGACAGCACCAAGGAACCACCAATAGAAGCTCATCCATGCCAAGCTGAGAAGAGTCAGAATGCATTTAGTAACCAAGACAGCAGCTTGAAAGGAGAGATGCTCACTCGTCAGAAGGAGGCAAAGGTTTCCACCAGTAATATTTCATTTGGATCAGCTTTGAACCTTCCTTATCCAACAGAGAGTGGGATGGCCAGTACAACGGGGCGCCGCTCCCCTTGCTTTTTGCAGAAGCTGGAGGGATGTGTAGGTGTGGGCAGGGAGTTAAGGCAGGACTTGGAACGCCAGGGGGCctactccagcttcctctccAAGGCAGAGATCAAAGTGGAGGATGCTAACGTGGTGCTGGAAGGAACAGGAGATCAGATTGTGCGTGGAAAGATATATGATTATTATGTTGAGTCTTCCTCTCACTCTATTACAGACTCAAATACTGTGCATGGTCAGTTTGAGAGGAACTCTGAGTCACAGCCAGGGGAGTTTGGAAGTCGTGGCAGCAGCCTCACAGAATTGTCTTCTTCTGTGAGCCCCATCATTATGCGTGATTTGGTTTTACCACAAAGCACTGTTGAGGCTCCTTCCTCGCTGGGAAGCCTCAAGCTGAGGCATCCTGCAAGGCCTGTACTCCTACGCAAGGAGAGCTATCTGTCTGCAGCTGAGCAATCTGAGCTTTCCATTCCCATTCTAACATCAAGAGCCTCAACAGAAATGACTCACTCTCTGGCCTCAACCTGCAATGAGTCCATTTCTGTTCACCCTATGATCTCAAGCTCTACAGACAGCAAAGATTTTAATATGAGGGAGGAGGCAGATCTCAAGACAGTAGCAGGGGCACCATTTTTACACCATCCAGCAAAAAGTCTTGACAGCACAGATTTGGAAAGCTTGAAGAGTAAACTTGATCTGGGTAATTGTTTGGAGACACTGTACTTGGCCAAGAAACATGGCCAGACCTCTGTACAGGAAGCAGCCCTGGGAGTCATGTCAGACAACTACCTCCAGGTGCTCAGGGACCCCAACCTTTATGGTCGGCTAATGGCTGGTGAGAGAGAACAAATCCGGAAGCAGAGAATGAGAGGGAGAAGGTTTGTCATGGTGGCAGATATGGACCCTCAAGACTGGGCGCTGAACACAGGAGGGCAGATAGCAGCGACAGAACACAGGAGGACATCCAGTGCAGTGTACTATTATGATGACTACAAAGACGCCTGGCATACACTCTGCATGGTCCCACAGGAGGTCATCTCTAAAGCCTGTGCCATGTGCACAATGGATAACTACTTATTTGTGGCAGTGGGCTGCCAAggcacagacagagaaatgacACCCTCAAAGAGAGTGTTTTGCTACAATCCTTTGACATCCATTTGGAAGGAGATCAGTCCTATGAATGTAGCCAGGCCCCGCTGCAAACTGGCAGCTCTGGAGGGCTACATCTACGCCATTGGAGGGGAGTGTCTATCCTCAGTGGAGCGCTATGACCCACGATTAGACAGATGGACATTTGTGGCTCCATTGCCTAATGATACATTTGCTGTGGCACATCACGTCACAGTGTGCAATGGAGAGCTTTTTGTTTCTGGGGGAACACTTAGATATATGCTACTGCGCTACAGTCCCAAAACCAACACCTGGAAGCCAAGCCTGTTAGTAGGCGGGAAAGACAGAACTGCAGACATGGTAGTCGTGGGGAGATTTTTGTATCGGTTTGATGTTAACGCACTGCTGGGTATCAGTGTGTACCGCTACCATACAGTGGCTCGACTGTGGTATGAGTGCAGCACCAAACGACTTCAGCGCTGCCCTGCCTTCCAGTGTGTTACGATGGATGACACAATCTATTGTGTCAGCCGCCAGTTCACCATGAGGTTTGAGGCTGATGAGATCTCTCCTGCTTTCATAGATGAGAATTTGAGTGTCCTCTCTGCAGCTAAGGGCATACTTTTCCCCTTTGTCCTTTCACTCACTGATAAGAAGCCTCGGCAGACCAGTGTGTAA